A region of the bacterium genome:
ATTACAGTAGGTTACGGCAGAAAGTGTCAAAGTTGGGTTTTAAAGTAGCATGAAGCTCCCATTTCCCAGTCAAGGGAACCAGCATCAGTCTCCGTTACTCACAATGGTGCTGGGCTGAGCCCATGACATCCCAGGATGAGGTGGTTTATTCTCAGATAGAGCCTGGTTTTTCTTTGGGGTCCTTAAAGGCTCCAGAGCGGTAAATGGCCAAATGCCCAGCCGAGCTTGGGAGGCATAGTCCACAAAGTCCCACATCCTGTGGAACCATCTGGTCTCATGGACAGGCAGCAGGCTCCGCCTTTATGTTTTCCTGTGCCCCAGTATGGCCTTGGGAAATCAGGGAGCAAGCCATCCAAAAAAACGCTTTTTACCTCCTTTTGTTTCCTACATTCAAGGCCCGTAGGGCCTTTGCTGCTGCAATGGGCAAAGGCCTTGGATTCACTTGTATGGACTGAAGTCAACTCCCCTTATTTTTGCCCGCTGCTCGAACCAGGCCTTCTCATCCTTGGGGGGAAGGCTGATCTCCCCTGGGGCCTTTCTCACCAAGCATATGGCCTCGCTGGGACATGTGGTGACACAAAGACCGCATCCTATACACCTTGGACGTATGACCTCGTAATAGTCTCCTGTGTCTTTGATGGCCTTTACCTGGCAGCGCTCCTGTGCGCACTTGCCGCAGGCCACACAACGCTCAGGATCTATCTGGGCGTAGTAGTTAGTGTTTACCGCATCTGTTATGCCCAGCTCGTTTATGCTCCTTAGCACTCCGCAGCAGCAGCCGCAACAATTGCATATGAAAAAGTGTCCGTTCTCTATGTTGTAGGTCATGTGAACCAGACCCGCCTCCTCGGCCTTTCTCAGCAGATCCTGGGCCTGCTCCTTAGTGATGGGCCTGCCCCAGTGGTAGTTCTCGAAAACCCCTGCAATGGGAGCCATGGCCAGGCAAACCTCCAGGGGCTTGTCGCAGCCTTTGTTCAGTAATCTTTTCTCCTTCTTGCATATGCAATCAGCCACTGCAAACGATTTGCTTTTCTCTATTAAATTGGAGACTTGCTCATATGGAAGGGCCTGTTGTTTATTGGGAATCTCCTTCTCGATGGGAATTACCTGCATGAGCTGTGGTTTGTTGGCAAAGAAGCTCTTCCCGTATGCTGCTTCGTATTCCTGGCACATGCGGGCAAAATCCTCGTCCATGCGGTTGAGTTGCATCTCGTAAATCCCAAAAGCCCAGGGCAGCATCCGAAACACCTTTACAGAGCCGAAATCCACCCCAAAGATCTCTCCCCTTTTCCACATGGAAACAAGCTTCTCCTCGAGTCCCTCCAAAGGCCGCCCTGTTCGTTGGGCTATCTGTTCAGGGGTCTCGAAGCTGAGCCTCAAGTCGCAGAAAAGATCAGCCTCTTCAGGGGTAAAGATCTTCTTGAGAAGTCTGATCTCCACCCCACTTTCCGTTGCCGGAAAACCATTGGGCAAAGTATCCAGCACCCTGGCCAATTTGTGATAGATTTCATCTGACATGAGACCCCTCCCTTGGCTTCTGCCCCCTAAAGGAGGCCCGTCCTAGCCCCGTGAGCTGCCCTGGAGTTAATTGCCTCCAGCATAACATGCCCCTTGAAGAATAAACAGAACATGCAATTCTTACAATATCACTTCGCCATGGAAGGCATGCTCATGTTAGAATCTAAAGACTTTTCTTTAGGCTCTTCCCGGAGCTCCTAGGATTTCCGGGATCACCCCAACCATGAGGATGACCATGAAAGAGCAAGGCAGCAGCATGCCCAGACTGGCCAACTTGA
Encoded here:
- a CDS encoding 4Fe-4S binding protein; protein product: MSDEIYHKLARVLDTLPNGFPATESGVEIRLLKKIFTPEEADLFCDLRLSFETPEQIAQRTGRPLEGLEEKLVSMWKRGEIFGVDFGSVKVFRMLPWAFGIYEMQLNRMDEDFARMCQEYEAAYGKSFFANKPQLMQVIPIEKEIPNKQQALPYEQVSNLIEKSKSFAVADCICKKEKRLLNKGCDKPLEVCLAMAPIAGVFENYHWGRPITKEQAQDLLRKAEEAGLVHMTYNIENGHFFICNCCGCCCGVLRSINELGITDAVNTNYYAQIDPERCVACGKCAQERCQVKAIKDTGDYYEVIRPRCIGCGLCVTTCPSEAICLVRKAPGEISLPPKDEKAWFEQRAKIRGVDFSPYK